One genomic window of Arachis hypogaea cultivar Tifrunner chromosome 8, arahy.Tifrunner.gnm2.J5K5, whole genome shotgun sequence includes the following:
- the LOC112708215 gene encoding uncharacterized protein isoform X1, whose translation MAAPSSPPPFHDALPDVKDYVWEKESDGLPWDTLRHVYELVQSGNESFRENRMEEAISFYSRANNIKSGDMVILGNRCAAYIRISQYLKHRTPSASEHRPLSGLDPTTLAELGLKDAEKLVDLQSNSANPYILKAHALLLLEKYEKARDVILSGLQVDPFSNPLQASLQNLERLPSHSTRMNRHAQPERNDEFDCTLCLKLLYEPVTTPCGHSFCRSCLFQSMDSGNRCPLCRTVLFISPRTCSISVTLKNIIEKNFPEEYAERKQEHDSLINPGVDLLPLFVMDVVIPCQKFPLNIFEPRYRLMVRRIMEGNHRMGMVITDSSTGSLAEYGCEVEITECEPLPDGRFYIEIESRRRFRIIRSWDQDGYRVAQVEWVQDIMPAEGTKEREILQELTCNAAENARSWIRRAREATRLDPRRIERLLNVEAMMPSTRDPERFSFWLATLSNRRPSDRLDLLRIRDTTERIRRGLIFLRAEEQGCRIQ comes from the exons atggctGCTCCGTCCTCTCCTCCTCCCTTCCACGACGCTCTTCCCGATGTCAAAGACTATGTCTGG GAAAAAGAATCAGACGGCTTGCCGTGGGACACACTTCGCCATGTTTACGAGCTTGTGCAGAGTGGCAATGAATCATTTCGAGAGAATAGAATGGAAGAG GCAATCAGCTTTTATTCGCGAGCCAATAACATTAAATCTGGTGATATGGTCATCCTAGGCAATCGCTGTGCAGCTTatattag GATTAGTCAATATTTGAAGCATAGAACTCCATCGGCTTCGGAACATAGACCATTGAGTGGGCTTGATCCTACAACCCTTGCTGAA CTGGGTTTGAAGGATGCTGAGAAGCTTGTTGACCTGCAAAGTAATTCAGCAAATCCTTACATTTTAAAGGCCCATGCACTTCTTTTG TTGGAAAAATATGAGAAAGCCAGGGATGTTATTCTTTCCGGTCTACAAGTCGATCCATTTAG CAATCCTCTTCAAGCTTCTCTTCAAAATTTGGAAAGACTGCCATCTCATTCAACAAGGATGAATAGACATGCACAACCAGAGCGAAATGATGAGTTTGATTGCACTCTCTGCCTGAAGTTGCTGTATGAACCTGTTACAACCCCTTGTGGACATTCCTTTTGCCGTTCATGTCTATTTCAGTCAATGGATTCTG GGAACAGATGCCCTTTGTGCAGGACAGTTCTGTTTATTAGTCCAAGAACATGTTCAATCAG TGTGACATTGAAGAACATCATAGAGAAGAACTTTCCTGAGGAGTATGCAGAACGGAAACAAGAGCATGACAGTTTAATCAACCCTGGTGTAGATTTGCTGCCCCTCTTTGTTATGGATGTTGTCATACCATGTCAAAAGTTTCCGCTCAATATATTTGAACCTCGGTATAGATTGATG gTAAGAAGAATAATGGAAGGCAATCATCGGATGGGAATG GTTATCACTGATTCTTCAACAGGTTCTTTAGCCGAGTATGGCTGTGAAGTGGAAATCACTGA GTGTGAGCCACTTCCAGATGGTCGTTTCTATATAGAG ATTGAAAGTCGCAGGAGATTTCGCATCATCCGTTCATGGGATCAGGATGG GTATCGTGTTGCTCAGGTTGAATGGGTTCAGGATATTATGCCAGCAGAAGGGACAAAAGAAAGAGAGATT TTACAGGAATTGACATGTAATGCAGCAGAAAATGCTCGATCATGGATAAGAAGAGCTAGAGAAGCAACAAGACTAG ATCCAAGAAGAATCGAGAGACTCCTGAATGTTGAAGCAATGATGCCGTCGACACGAGACCCTGAGCGTTTCAGTTTTTGG CTGGCTACCCTATCGAACCGAAGGCCTTCGGACAGATTGGATCTCCTTCGCATAAGAGATACCACAGAG AGGATTAGACGAGGCCTTATATTTCTTAGAGCAGAGGAACAAGGCTGCAGAATTCAGTAA
- the LOC112708214 gene encoding uncharacterized protein, whose protein sequence is MEVSSKILRRSIYTFLQNYHYFTSTAAFLAIPFSASILISSSFSCASSSSIMLHIFNHLKALFSAAGFPSSSQFFSILNLKVSQTITSSIFTLPFTLTFLLIAKASVIQALSNNQKPIITIPPSFTCIFSHYKPLLHTYFHNSFFILSANATSFCLLFLAFAVTEGLGYSSSRSCSTLLSAVGGILFSVILANALVICNMALTLSGMEGRGGYMAILKACVLLRGRTSMALFLALPGNAGLAAIEALFQIRIVRSYEIGGKLWPWIALEGILIAYLYSIFIILDTIVSCIFYKSCKIAASLVDEEDQNLLTAEFTGYLGNKNFDELP, encoded by the coding sequence ATGGAAGTCTCAAGCAAGATTCTGAGAAGATCAATCTACACATTCCTTCAAAACTATCACTATTTCACTTCAACAGCAGCATTTCTAGCCATTCCATTCTCAGCCTCAAtactcatttcttcttctttttcttgtgcTTCTTCCTCATCAATCATGCTTCATATATTCAATCACCTCAAGGCTCTATTCTCTGCTGCAGGGTTTCCATCATCATCACAGTTCTTCTCAATTCTCAACCTCAAAGTCTCTCAAACAATCACTTCCTCAATCTTCACCCTTCCATTCACACTCACTTTTCTCCTCATTGCAAAAGCATCAGTAATTCAAGCACTTAGCAATAACCAAAAACCAATCATAACAATTCCACCATCCTTTACTTGTATATTCTCACATTACAAGCCACTTTTACACACTTATTTTCATAACTCTTTCTTTATCCTCTCAGCAAATGCAACTTCCTTTTGCCTTCTCTTCCTGGCCTTCGCCGTCACGGAAGGCCTCGGCTACTCTTCCTCCCGGAGCTGCTCGACTCTCCTGTCGGCGGTGGGGGGCATTCTCTTCTCGGTGATACTTGCCAATGCGCTTGTGATATGCAACATGGCACTCACACTCTCTGGCATGGAGGGAAGAGGTGGATACATGGCGATTCTGAAAGCATGTGTTCTTCTAAGGGGAAGGACATCAATGGCTCTGTTCTTGGCTCTGCCTGGGAATGCAGGGCTGGCCGCCATTGAAGCATTGTTCCAAATAAGGATTGTAAGAAGTTATGAGATTGGTGGGAAGCTGTGGCCTTGGATTGCTTTAGAGGGCATTCTCATcgcttatttgtattctattttcatCATACTTGATACAATTGTGAGCTGCATTTTCTACAAAAGCTGCAAGATAGCAGCATCATTGGTTGACGAAGAAGACCAGAATCTGTTGACTGCTGAATTCACAGGTTACTTGGGGAACAAGAATTTTGACGAGCTACCTTGA
- the LOC112708213 gene encoding formin-like protein 20, giving the protein MALFKKFFYRKPPDRLLEISERVFVFDCCFSADVLEEEAYRDYIGNIVAQLKNQYFTDASIMVFNFRERETRSQMSDVLAQFDMLTVMEYPRQYAGCPLLPLELVHHFFRSSESWMSVEGQQNVVLLHCERGGWLVLAFMLAGFLLYRKQYTGELKTLEMLYKQASREVLQLFSPLNPQPSQLRYLQYVSRRQLGSEWPPQETPLLLDYLILRNLPLFDGGEGCRPIVRVYGPDPTRPDNSSSKILFRTPGSLVQHYPQAECTLVKIDIHCRVQGDIVLECIHLSEDLVGEEMMFRIMFHTAFVRSNTLILSRDDIDVVWDSKEQFPKDFKAEVLFLDAYALVHNLSPINVSRDVNDSESDSPDEFYEVEEIFTNAIDALEDPQASTLEDGSHQHMVRDDRSHIDIDPQAFTSDDGSHQHMVHDDRSHIDIWKDSSDPQASTSDDGSHQHMVRDDRSHIDIDPQAFTSDDGSHQHMVHDDRSHIDIWKDSSDPQASTSDDGSHQQEVERVQSDINTVKDIAVASTSDDGSHHQEVERVESSINTVKDIDVDDVKYKFQEIADLDPHEVKDIIVDEVEIKSNSIADKMDLEDEITIINKKFDEREEKHDLSMSHSDHKLHPSTEKKHHSPKLKIKHHEQHSHEQHGAETKHRHEQHGAEAKHKHEHSVEAKHQHEQQGVEGRRHHQEHNEHHGHEGKHAKASVAAKWIPSNKGSYQDSMHVYYPASSPHYVPTSPRGRSHSISHLSELKSPKGRSTSKSLEHIELDTTSPSSSSPSLKDPPLESTTQEPHLNSNPILLPVPPPPPPPPPPPSSRLPTTPSPPPPPPPPLPPPPPPPPSSRLPTTPPPPRPPPPPPPPPPSSRLPTTPPPPPPRPPPPPPSISSFDHRDQFVYPSFTTTPPPPPPPLPPPFSKYGVPTIPPPSPLYIPFTQEDPRHLLLPTSTTSFQVPPPPPLPPSSLALPSFTNVDSNPPPPSLLPECLPTQPPSPLITCPPPPPPPPPPPPRPLPPPISSKASPPPLHSSPLNELLETPPPLFPSSSGAPPIPQPPPPTPALPSSSGEPPAPPSNAPLSTPPSLLASSSGAPPILPPALPLSHEAAAPPPSLPSLSVALHMPLPRPPPPIYRNQPPPPPPMNESPSPPPTPPPTPPQPPMHAISPLTMHAALSPPPPSPPPSAPPSPPKPAALPLPPPSTHAAPSPSSAPNHTTPPPMHSAPPPPPPPPPPPMHSAPPPLPPPTHAAPPPPPPSMHSAPPPPPPPPMHAAPPPPPPPPLSTMHAASPQMHGATPPPPPPPPPPPVHAAPSGVNAAPPPPPPPPPSTMHAASPQMHGVTPPPPPPPPPPPVHAAPPRVNAAPPPPPPPPPSTMHAASPQMHGATPPPPPPPPPPPVHAAPPRVSAAPPPPPPPPLPMSGAPPPPPLPEGRGPPPPPPMPRAPPPPPMPGAPPPPPPPFPGAPPPPQMPGAPPPSPRMPGAPPPPPMPGAPQPPPPPDGGRGPGPPPPPPPGSRGPGPPPPPAPGRGGPGPPPPPGSLPGGGPPPPPMGRGGGAARGRGLTRTTAMPRRSPFKPLHWSKVSRAMQGSLWEELQRSAELQTAQEFDVSELEKLFSASAPKAADKSAKSKAAAPKTDKVQLIDLRRAYNTEIMLTKVKMPLPDMMAAVLAMDETVLDGDQVENLIKFCPTKEEMETLKGYTGDPEALGKCEQYFMELMKVPRVEAKLRVFSFKIQFGTQAEDFKRSLNTVNSACDEVRNSVKLKEIMKKILYLGNTLNEGTARGAAVGFKLDSLLKLTDTRATTGKMTLMHYLCKVLAEKSPSLLDFHLDLVNLEAATKIQLKMLAEEMQALIKGLEKLKQELAASETDGPVSDVFRKTLKEFLSIAESEVESVTNLYSSAGRNADALALYFGEDPARCPFEQVTATLLNFTRLFRKSHDENVKQAEADKKKAEKEAEMEREKAKAGTPRKGDGQTPRKFDRDMDGQTPRKSDMDGETPRKFDMDGETPRKFDREIDAETPRKGDKEMEES; this is encoded by the exons tATTTGACTGTTGCTTCTCGGCGGATGTGTTGGAAGAAGAAGCATACAGAGATTATATAGGGAATATAGTAGCACAGCTAAAAAATCAATATTTTACAGATGCTTCAATCATGGTATTCAATTTCAGAGAACGGGAAACGCGGAGCCAGATGTCAGATGTGTTGGCACAATTTGACATGTTGACGGTTATGGAGTACCCTCGGCAATATGCGGGTTGTCCGTTACTCCCTCTGGAGCTTGTGCACCATTTCTTCCGATCAAGTGAAAGCTGGATGTCTGTGGAGGGGCAGCAAAACGTGGTGTTATTGCATTGCGAAAGGGGGGGTTGGCTTGTCTTGGCGTTCATGCTAGCAGGTTTTCTTTTGTACAGGAAGCAGTATACAGGGGAGTTGAAGACTCTTGAAATGTTGTACAAGCAAGCATCTAGAGAAGTCTTGCAACTCTTTTCTCCTTTGAATCCCCAACCTTCTCAGTTGAGATATCTCCAGTATGTTTCCAGAAGACAATTGGGTTCTGAGTGGCCTCCACAAGAAACACCCTTGCTTTTGGACTATTTGATCCTCAGAAACCTTCCATTGTTTGATGGTGGAGAAGGTTGCAGGCCTATTGTTCGTGTCTATGGTCCAGACCCTACAAGACCTGACAATAGTAGCTCTAAAATTCTTTTCCGAACTCCAGGTTCCCTCGTTCAACACTACCCGCAG GCAGAATGTACGCTCGTGAAAATTGATATCCATTGTCGTGTTCAAGGGGATATTGTTCTTGAATGCATACATTTGAGTGAAGATTTAGTTGGGGAGGAAATGATGTTTAGAATAATGTTTCATACTGCATTTGTTCGCTCAAACACATTGATCTTGAGTCGTGACGATATTGATGTTGTGTGGGATTCAAAGGAGCAGTTCCCCAAGGACTTTAAAGCAGAG GTGCTTTTCTTGGACGCTTATGCTCTTGTACATAATCTATCTCCAATCAACGTAAGCCGAGATGTAAATGACAGTGAGAGTGATTCACCGGATGAGTTTTATGAAGTGGAAGAGATTTTTACGAATGCAATTGATGCACTTGAAG ATCCTCAAGCTTCTACTTTAGAAGATGGGAGTCACCAACATATGGTCCGTGATGATAGAAGTCATATAGATATTGATCCTCAAGCCTTTACTTCAGATGATGGGAGTCACCAACATATGGTCCATGATGATAGAAGTCATATAGACATTTGGAAAGATTCTTCAGATCCTCAAGCTTCTACTTCAGATGATGGGAGTCACCAACATATGGTCCGTGATGATAGAAGTCATATAGATATTGATCCTCAAGCCTTTACTTCAGATGATGGGAGTCACCAACATATGGTCCATGATGATAGAAGTCATATAGACATTTGGAAAGATTCTTCAGATCCTCAAGCCTCTACTTCAGATGATGGGAGTCACCAACAGGAGGTTGAAAGGGTACAATCCGATATTAATACAGTTAAAGACATTGCTGTTGCCTCTACTTCAGATGATGGGAGTCACCATCAGGAGGTTGAAAGGGTAGAATCCAGTATTAATACAGTTAAAgatattgatgttgatgatgtCAAATACAAGTTTCAAGAGATAGCAGATTTGGATCCTCATGAGGTTAAAGATATTATTGTGGATGAGGTCGAGATTAAGTCGAATTCAATTGCAGACAAGATGGATTTAGAAGATGAGATAACAATTATAAACAAGAAATTTgatgaaagggaagaaaagcatGATCTTTCTATGTCACATTCTGATCATAAACTACATCCATCTACTGAAAAGAAGCATCATTCTCCCAAGTTAAAGATTAAACATCATGAACAACATAGTCACGAACAACATGGTGCTGAGACAAAACATCGCCACGAACAACATGGTGCCGAGGCAAAGCATAAACACGAACATAGTGTTGAGGCAAAGCATCAGCACGAACAACAGGGTGTTGAGGGAAGACGACATCATCAGGAACATAATGAACATCATGGTCAcgagggaaagcatgcaaaggcAAGTGTAGCAGCTAAGTGGATTCCAAGTAACAAGGGTTCTTACCAGGATTCAATGCATGTATATTATCCAGCGTCAAGCCCCCATTACGTACCAACGAGTCCTCGAGGAAGGTCTCATAGTATTTCCCATCTTTCTGAGTTGAAAAGTCCTAAAGGGAGGAGCACTTCAAAATCTTTAGAACATATAGAACTTGATACTACCTCTCCATCATCATCCTCACCTTCACTTAAAGACCCACCTCTTGAGTCAACCACTCAAGAACCACACCTTAATTCAAATCCAATACTTCTGCCAGTACCTcctccacccccacccccacccccacccccatcTAGTAGACTACCTAcaactccttctcctcctcccccTCCGCCTCCACCTctacccccacccccacccccacctccATCTAGTAGACTACCTACAACTCCTCCTCCCCCTCGGcctccacccccacccccacccccacctccATCTAGTAGACTACCTacaactcctcctcctcctccccctcGGCCTCCACCCCCACCCCCTTCAATATCATCTTTTGACCATAGAGACCAGTTTGTTTATCCATCC TTCACCACCAcccctccacctccacctccaccactaccaccaccttTTTCAAAATATGGAGTTCCAACAATTCCTCCACCTTCCCCTCTCTATATTCCCTTTACACAAGAAGATCCTAGACATCTTCTCTTGCCAACCTCCACTACATCATTTCAagttccaccaccaccacctttaCCACCATCATCCTTGGCTTTACCATCCTTCACTAATGTAGATAGTAATCCACCACCACCCTCTCTTTTACCTGAATGTCTACCAACACAACCTCCATCTCCCTTGATTACATGTccaccaccgccaccgccaccgccaccaccaccgccacGGCCTCTACCCCCACCCATTTCAAGTAAGGCTTCACCGCCACCACTACATTCTTCTCCATTAAATGAATTACTTGAAACACCACCACCACTATTTCCTTCATCAAGTGGAGCACCACCTATACCACAACCTCCTCCACCAACACCAGCACTTCCTTCATCAAGTGGAGAACCACCTGCTCCTCCATCAAATGCACCACTATCAACACCACCATCACTACTTGCTTCATCAAGTGGTGCACCACCTATACTACCACCAGCTCTTCCTCTATCACACGAAGCAGcagcaccaccaccatcacttcCTTCGTTAAGTGTAGCACTACACATGCCACTACCTCGCCCTCCTCCACCAATTTATAGAAATCAACCTCCTCCACCTCCTCCAATGAATGAATCACCCTCTCCTCCACCCACTCCTCCGCCTACTCCTCCGCAACCTCCAATGCATGCTATATCCCCTCTGACAATGCATGCAGCACTATCTCCTCCCCCACCTTCTCCGCCACCTAGTGCTCCTCCCTCACCTCCAAAGCCTGCAGCACTACCTCTTCCTCCACCTTCCACGCATGCAGCACCATCACCTTCGTCAGCTCCGAATCATACAACACCACCTCCAATGCATTCAGCACCACCACCTCCGCCACCTCCTCCCCCACCCCCAATGCATTCGGCACCACCACCTCTGCCACCTCCAACGCATGCAGCACCACCTCCTCCCCCACCCTCAATGCATTcggcaccaccaccacctccgccACCTCCGATGCATGcagcaccacctcctcctccgcCACCTCCGCTGTCTACAATGCATGCGGCGTCACCTCAGATGCATGGAGCAACACCTCCTCCACCAcctccgccgccgccgccgccggtGCATGCCGCGCCATCTGGGGTAAATGcagcaccacctcctcctccgcCACCTCCGCCGTCTACAATGCATGCGGCGTCACCTCAGATGCATGGAGTAACACCTCCTCCACCAcctccgccgccgccgccgccggtGCATGCCGCGCCACCTCGGGTAAATGcagcaccacctcctcctccgcCACCTCCGCCGTCTACAATGCATGCGGCGTCACCTCAGATGCATGGAGCAACACCTCCTCCACCAcctccgccgccgccgccgccggtGCATGCCGCTCCACCACGGGTAAGTGCAGCACCACCTCCTCCGCCACCTCCTCCACTTCCAATGTCAGGAGCGCCACCACCTCCACCACTTCCAGAAGGCCGTGGCCCACCTCCGCCACCTCCAATGCCCAGAGCACCACCGCCACCTCCAATGCCCGGAGCGCCACCACCTCCACCACCTCCATTTCCCGGAGCACCACCGCCACCTCAGATGCCCGGGGCGCCACCTCCTTCACCTCGAATGCCCGGAGCGCCTCCACCTCCTCCAATGCCTGGAGCACCTCAGCCACCTCCACCTCCAGATGGAGGTCGAGGACCAGGCCCTCCTCCGCCTCCTCCTCCTGGAAGTCGAGGACCAGGCCCACCTCCGCCTCCTGCTCCTGGACGTGGTGGCCCAGGCCCACCTCCGCCTCCTGGTAGTCTTCCAGGTGGTGGACCTCCACCGCCTCCCATGGGAAGAGGTGGTGGAGCTGCTAGAGGGCGTGGGCTCACACGTACTACAGCGATGCCTCGACGATCCCCTTTTAAGCCTTTGCATTGGAGTAAGGTTAGCAGGGCAATGCAAGGGAGCTTATGGGAAGAATTGCAAAGAAGTGCGGAACTTCAAAC TGCACAAGAGTTTGACGTTTCAGAGCTGGAGAAGCTTTTTTCTGCAAGTGCTCCAAAAGCTGCTGATAAATCTGCCAAATCCAAAGCTGCTGCACCCAAAACTGATAAAGTCCAGTTG ATCGATTTACGAAGGGCCTATAATACTGAAATTATGCTCACAAAGGTTAAGATGCCACTTCCTGACATGATG GCAGCAGTGCTAGCCATGGATGAGACGGTGTTAGATGGTGATCAGGTGGAAAATCTCATCAAATTTTGTCCTACTAAAGAGGAGATGGAAACTTTGAAG GGATACACTGGTGACCCGGAGGCTTTAGGAAAATGTGAACAG TATTTTATGGAGCTGATGAAAGTGCCAAGAGTGGAGGCAAAATTAAGAGTGTTCTCTTTCAAGATTCAGTTTGGGACTCAG GCTGAAGACTTCAAGAGGAGTTTAAACACTGTGAACTCTGCCTGTGATGAG GTCCGAAATTCAGTTAAACTGAAGGAGATTATGAAGAAAATTCTTTATTTGGGTAACACATTGAATGAAGGCACTGCAAGGG GAGCTGCAGTTGGGTTCAAGTTGGATAGTCTCTTAAAGCTTACTGACACTCGAGCTACTACGGGTAAAATGACACTGATGCATTATCTTTGCAAG GTCCTGGCTGAAAAGTCTCCATCACTCCTTGATTTTCACCTTGACCTAGTTAACCTGGAAGCAGCCACTAAG atacaattgaagatgtTAGCAGAAGAAATGCAGGCACTCATCAAGGGATTAGAAAAGCTTAAACAGGAGCTTGCTGCATCTGAAACTGATGGCCCCGTGTCTGATGTTTTCCGTAAG ACACTTAAAGAATTCCTTTCTATAGCGGAGTCGGAGGTGGAATCTGTAACAAACCTATATTCTTCAGCG GGTAGAAATGCAGATGCACTTGCACTATATTTTGGTGAGGATCCAGCTCGCTGTCCATTTGAGCAAG TTACTGCTACTCTCTTGAATTTTACAAGACTGTTCCGAAAATCACATGATGAAAATGTCAAACAAGCGGAGGCAGATAAGAAGAAAGCGGAGAAAGAGGCTGAAATGGAGAGGGAGAAGGCTAAAGCCGGGACGCCAAGAAAGGGAGACGGCCAGACACCGAGGAAGTTTGATAGAGACATGGATGGCCAGACGCCAAGGAAGTCTGACATGGATGGCGAGACACCGAGGAAGTTTGACATGGATGGCGAGACACCGAGGAAGTTCGATAGAGAGATAGATGCGGAGACACCAAGAAAGGGTGACAAAGAGATGGAAGAAAGCTGA
- the LOC112708215 gene encoding uncharacterized protein isoform X2: MSKTMSGSVFINEKESDGLPWDTLRHVYELVQSGNESFRENRMEEAISFYSRANNIKSGDMVILGNRCAAYIRISQYLKHRTPSASEHRPLSGLDPTTLAELGLKDAEKLVDLQSNSANPYILKAHALLLLEKYEKARDVILSGLQVDPFSNPLQASLQNLERLPSHSTRMNRHAQPERNDEFDCTLCLKLLYEPVTTPCGHSFCRSCLFQSMDSGNRCPLCRTVLFISPRTCSISVTLKNIIEKNFPEEYAERKQEHDSLINPGVDLLPLFVMDVVIPCQKFPLNIFEPRYRLMVRRIMEGNHRMGMVITDSSTGSLAEYGCEVEITECEPLPDGRFYIEIESRRRFRIIRSWDQDGYRVAQVEWVQDIMPAEGTKEREILQELTCNAAENARSWIRRAREATRLDPRRIERLLNVEAMMPSTRDPERFSFWLATLSNRRPSDRLDLLRIRDTTERIRRGLIFLRAEEQGCRIQ, from the exons ATGTCAAAGACTATGTCTGGGTCTGTATTCATCAAT GAAAAAGAATCAGACGGCTTGCCGTGGGACACACTTCGCCATGTTTACGAGCTTGTGCAGAGTGGCAATGAATCATTTCGAGAGAATAGAATGGAAGAG GCAATCAGCTTTTATTCGCGAGCCAATAACATTAAATCTGGTGATATGGTCATCCTAGGCAATCGCTGTGCAGCTTatattag GATTAGTCAATATTTGAAGCATAGAACTCCATCGGCTTCGGAACATAGACCATTGAGTGGGCTTGATCCTACAACCCTTGCTGAA CTGGGTTTGAAGGATGCTGAGAAGCTTGTTGACCTGCAAAGTAATTCAGCAAATCCTTACATTTTAAAGGCCCATGCACTTCTTTTG TTGGAAAAATATGAGAAAGCCAGGGATGTTATTCTTTCCGGTCTACAAGTCGATCCATTTAG CAATCCTCTTCAAGCTTCTCTTCAAAATTTGGAAAGACTGCCATCTCATTCAACAAGGATGAATAGACATGCACAACCAGAGCGAAATGATGAGTTTGATTGCACTCTCTGCCTGAAGTTGCTGTATGAACCTGTTACAACCCCTTGTGGACATTCCTTTTGCCGTTCATGTCTATTTCAGTCAATGGATTCTG GGAACAGATGCCCTTTGTGCAGGACAGTTCTGTTTATTAGTCCAAGAACATGTTCAATCAG TGTGACATTGAAGAACATCATAGAGAAGAACTTTCCTGAGGAGTATGCAGAACGGAAACAAGAGCATGACAGTTTAATCAACCCTGGTGTAGATTTGCTGCCCCTCTTTGTTATGGATGTTGTCATACCATGTCAAAAGTTTCCGCTCAATATATTTGAACCTCGGTATAGATTGATG gTAAGAAGAATAATGGAAGGCAATCATCGGATGGGAATG GTTATCACTGATTCTTCAACAGGTTCTTTAGCCGAGTATGGCTGTGAAGTGGAAATCACTGA GTGTGAGCCACTTCCAGATGGTCGTTTCTATATAGAG ATTGAAAGTCGCAGGAGATTTCGCATCATCCGTTCATGGGATCAGGATGG GTATCGTGTTGCTCAGGTTGAATGGGTTCAGGATATTATGCCAGCAGAAGGGACAAAAGAAAGAGAGATT TTACAGGAATTGACATGTAATGCAGCAGAAAATGCTCGATCATGGATAAGAAGAGCTAGAGAAGCAACAAGACTAG ATCCAAGAAGAATCGAGAGACTCCTGAATGTTGAAGCAATGATGCCGTCGACACGAGACCCTGAGCGTTTCAGTTTTTGG CTGGCTACCCTATCGAACCGAAGGCCTTCGGACAGATTGGATCTCCTTCGCATAAGAGATACCACAGAG AGGATTAGACGAGGCCTTATATTTCTTAGAGCAGAGGAACAAGGCTGCAGAATTCAGTAA